Proteins encoded by one window of Nocardia goodfellowii:
- a CDS encoding PucR family transcriptional regulator: MSARSHSDSALFPDEVQAERKRIIGNAYDHAEQIADAGMSAILAQIPGYAGRDETFHADVHDQLTRLSRSGLGAFLDHRKVTVNDIAYARQAAARRARAGITLVDYIAAFRLGQQATWKSLLSFAGESEAGRQAALSIVVPLARYNDLISTEAANAFLEFQRSCASDSGREGQELLESLLAGALPERGPQLARASAHGIGAESTAAMVVVTATVLGSQQRGEQYGTETEARQLAAAAMAGVGVNGLRTLAVVRGAEIIAVPALGRSASTAELCERLQAMQSKLSAAGITLAVGVSTVVSGVAALPKAYQQSRNALGLLPEAGGVLALPHLTPFRYLMLRADDTARHLIDPGIAAVLSEDRIRGGVLADTIRAFAAADMNIREAADKLRIHHNTAKYRLRRIQDLTGRSVRSIDDLVELLVAIELQPG, translated from the coding sequence ATGTCAGCTAGGTCACATTCGGACAGTGCGTTGTTTCCGGACGAAGTGCAGGCCGAGCGCAAACGCATCATCGGCAACGCCTATGACCACGCCGAGCAGATAGCGGACGCGGGAATGTCGGCGATCCTCGCGCAGATCCCCGGCTACGCGGGGCGCGACGAAACCTTCCACGCCGACGTGCACGACCAATTGACCAGGCTGTCCCGGTCCGGACTCGGCGCGTTCCTGGACCACCGCAAGGTCACCGTCAACGACATCGCCTACGCGCGGCAGGCCGCGGCGCGCCGAGCCAGGGCCGGGATCACGCTGGTCGACTACATCGCCGCGTTCCGGCTCGGGCAGCAGGCGACGTGGAAATCGCTGCTGTCCTTCGCGGGCGAATCCGAGGCCGGGCGGCAGGCCGCGCTGTCGATCGTCGTCCCGCTGGCGCGCTACAACGATCTGATCAGTACCGAGGCGGCCAATGCCTTCCTCGAGTTCCAGCGGTCGTGCGCCTCCGACTCCGGGCGCGAGGGTCAGGAGCTGCTGGAAAGCCTGCTCGCCGGCGCGCTACCCGAGCGTGGACCCCAGCTCGCCCGAGCCAGCGCACACGGCATCGGCGCGGAAAGCACCGCCGCCATGGTGGTCGTCACCGCGACCGTGCTCGGCAGCCAGCAGCGCGGGGAACAGTACGGAACCGAAACCGAGGCAAGACAACTCGCCGCCGCGGCGATGGCGGGCGTCGGAGTGAACGGCTTGCGGACCCTCGCGGTCGTGCGCGGCGCGGAGATCATCGCCGTACCCGCGCTCGGCCGCAGCGCGAGCACCGCGGAACTGTGCGAGCGACTACAGGCGATGCAGTCGAAACTGAGCGCGGCGGGCATCACCCTCGCGGTCGGCGTCAGCACCGTGGTCTCCGGTGTCGCCGCGCTGCCGAAGGCGTATCAGCAGAGTCGCAACGCCCTCGGGCTGCTGCCCGAGGCAGGCGGCGTGCTGGCGCTGCCGCACCTCACGCCGTTCCGCTACCTCATGTTGCGCGCGGACGACACCGCCCGCCATCTCATCGACCCCGGTATCGCGGCGGTGCTGTCCGAGGACAGAATCCGCGGCGGCGTGCTCGCCGATACCATCCGCGCCTTCGCCGCCGCCGATATGAACATCCGCGAAGCCGCCGACAAACTCCGCATCCACCACAACACCGCCAAGTACCGGCTACGGCGCATCCAGGACCTGACCGGACGCAGTGTGCGCAGCATCGACGACCTGGTCGAACTGCTGGTGGCGATCGAACTCCAGCCGGGGTGA
- a CDS encoding acyl-[acyl-carrier-protein] thioesterase yields the protein METATTVDRLADIAFPLPACLDESRAFHEQWPVRLGDTDDRQRLRLDGVARYLQDIGYDHLTVVEEGDLHPGWIVRRTVIDVLRPIEFGDQVHLRRWPAALSNRWCNMRIKIDSENGGLIETEMFLIHVDIEAGRPARMSDRFMAPMLAATTDHRLRWRAALAESAAPDAELWQFPLRVTDVDHYGHVNNAVHWEAVEEALARYPEFRARPYRVILEHAGPVLSGDEVRIRAWRADAALHVQLEVDGSARTLARVTAL from the coding sequence ATGGAGACCGCCACGACCGTCGACCGGTTGGCAGACATCGCTTTTCCGTTGCCCGCGTGCCTGGACGAGAGCCGGGCGTTCCACGAGCAGTGGCCGGTGCGGCTGGGTGACACCGATGACCGCCAGCGGCTACGGCTGGACGGGGTGGCGCGGTATCTCCAGGACATCGGGTACGACCACCTCACCGTGGTCGAGGAGGGTGACCTGCATCCCGGCTGGATCGTGCGCCGCACCGTGATCGATGTGCTGCGGCCGATCGAGTTCGGCGATCAGGTGCACCTGCGGCGCTGGCCCGCCGCGCTGTCGAATCGCTGGTGCAATATGCGGATCAAGATCGACAGCGAGAACGGCGGCCTGATCGAGACGGAGATGTTCCTCATCCACGTCGATATCGAGGCGGGGCGGCCGGCCCGGATGAGCGACCGATTCATGGCGCCGATGCTCGCGGCCACCACCGACCACCGGCTGCGCTGGCGGGCCGCCCTGGCCGAAAGCGCCGCCCCGGACGCCGAACTGTGGCAGTTCCCGTTGCGGGTCACCGATGTCGACCACTACGGCCACGTCAACAATGCCGTGCACTGGGAGGCGGTGGAGGAGGCGCTCGCGCGCTACCCCGAGTTCCGGGCCCGGCCCTATCGGGTGATCCTCGAGCACGCCGGTCCGGTACTGAGCGGCGACGAAGTGCGGATCCGGGCCTGGCGCGCCGACGCCGCGCTGCACGTGCAGCTCGAAGTGGACGGCAGCGCGCGGACTTTGGCGCGCGTCACGGCGCTCTGA